From a region of the Salmo trutta chromosome 10, fSalTru1.1, whole genome shotgun sequence genome:
- the dldh gene encoding delta-like protein D isoform X1 produces the protein MGRQSLAIAVILCVLICQGLGSGVFELKLQEFLNKKGVTGNTNCCKGASGIQQCECKTFFRICLKHYQVNVTPEPPCTYGGAVTPVLGSNSFQVPETTAEAFANPIPFSFGFTWPGTFSLIIEALHTDSDDDLSTDNPERLISRFTTQRHLTVGDEWSSDLQTGGRTELKYSYRFVCDEHYYGEGCSVFCRPRDDAFGHFTCGDRGEIICNSGWKGTYCTEPICLPGCGEEHGFCDKPGECKCRVGFSGRYCDDCIRYPGCLHGTCQQPWQCNCLEGWGGLFCNQDLNYCTHHKPCMNGATCTNTGQGSYTCSCKPGFSGASCGIEVNKCSDNPCRNGGSCTDQENTYKCTCPPGFYGNNCELSAMTCADGPCFNGGRCADNPEGGYYCQCPLGYAGFNCEKKIDHCTSNPCSNGAQCMDLVNSYMCQCPEGFSGANCEDNIDECANYPCQNGGTCSDGMNDYTCTCPPGYTGKNCSSPISKCEHNPCHNGATCHERKNRYVCACVPGYGGHNCQFLLPAHPQGQPGLGGADKRYSDDQDQGTFPWTAVCAGIILALLLLVACAVLVVYIRVKVQQRSQQGDNHSESETMNNLANNCQRPDKDLSVSVIGTTGVKNTNKKVDFHSDNAGGEQNGYKSRYSSTDYNLVHELKPEDVSKEDQEKSEAKCSESNCSESLCSDSDFEDKHRKSLKSDASEDKRPEESTCNEASMCNDTKYQSVYVISDEKDECIIATEV, from the exons ATGGGACGCCAGTCGCTCGCGATAGCCGTCATCCTTTGTGTCTTGATATGCCAG GGTCTTGGTTCAGGCGTTTTCGAGTTGAAGTTACAAGAGTTTCTCAACAAGAAAGGAGTGACAGGCAATACAAACTGCTGCAAAGGAGCCTCTGGGATTCAGCAGTGTGAATGCAAAACGTTTTTTAGAATCTGCTTGAAGCATTATCAAGTTAACGTAACACCGGAACCCCCTTGTACCTATGGCGGTGCGGTGACTCCTGTCCTCGGATCAAACTCCTTCCAAGTGCCTGAAACAACTGCAGAAGCATTCGCCAATCCTATTCCATTTTCTTTTGGATTCACGTGGCCG GGGACATTCTCTCTGATCATTGAGGCCCTACACACAGATTCCGATGATGATCTTTCAACAG ATAACCCTGAACGTCTGATCAGTCGCTTCACCACTCAGAGGCATCTGACAGTGGGAGATGAGTggtcctctgatttacagactgGTGGAAGAACAGAGCTGAAGTACTCCTACCGATTTGTTTGTGATGAGCATTACTATGGGGAGGGCTGTTCTGTTTTCTGCCGTCCACGAGATGATGCCTTTGGTCACTTCACCTGTGGGGACCGTGGTGAGATCATCTGCAACTCAGGATGGAAGGGAACCTACTGCACAGAAC CGATCTGTCTTCCTGGTTGTGGTGAGGAGCACGGGTTCTGTGACAAGCCTGGTGAATGCAA GTGTAGAGTTGGCTTCAGTGGGCGTTACTGTGATGACTGCATCCGCTACCCAGGATGTCTTCATGGCACCTGCCAGCAGCCGTGGCAGTGTAACTGCCTGGAGGGATGGGGTGGCCTCTTCTGCAACCAAG ATCTCAACTACTGCACACACCACAAGCCCTGCATGAATGGAGCCACTTGTACCAATACTGGCCAGGGTAGCTACACCTGCTCCTGTAAACCCGGCTTCTCTGGGGCCAGCTGTGGGATTGAGGTCAACAAATGTTCCGACAACCCCTGCCGGAATGGGGGAAGCTGCACT GATCAAGAAAACACATACAAATGTACCTGCCCCCCTGGCTTCTATGGCAATAACTGTGAGCTCAGTGCCATGACCTGTGCTGATGGGCCTTGCTTTAACGGCGGACGCTGTGCTGACAACCCAGAGGGAGGATACTACTGCCAGTGTCCTCTCGGCTATGCCGGATTCAACTGTGAGAAGAAGATCGACCACTGCACCTCCAACCCATGCTCCAATG GTGCTCAGTGTATGGACCTTGTGAACTCCTACATGTGCCAGTGCCCTGAGGGCTTCTCCGGAGCCAACTGTGAGGACAACATTGACGAGTGTGCCAACTACCCCTGCCAGAATGGTGGCACATGCTCGGATGGCATGAACGATTACACCTGCACCTGTCCACCTGGATACACCGGCAAGAACTGCAGCTCGCCCATCAGCAAATGCGAGCACAATCCCTGCCACAACGGAGCCACCTGCCACGAGAGGAAGAACCGctacgtgtgcgcctgtgtgccAGGCTACGGCGGCCATAACTGCCAGTTCCTCCTGCCAGCGCACCCCCAGGGACAGCCCGGGTTAGGGGGAGCTGATAAGAGATACTCTGATGACCAGGACCAAGGCACATTCCCCTGGACCGCGGTGTGTGCTGGGATTATCCTggcgctgctgctgctggtggccTGTGCCGTGCTGGTAGTTTACATCCGGgtcaaggtgcagcagaggagtCAGCAGGGAGACAACCACAGTGAGAGTGAGACCATGAACAACCTGGCCAACAACTGTCAACGACCTGACAAGGACCTATCTGTCAGCGTGATCGGCACGACGGGGGtcaagaacaccaataagaaagtGGACTTTCACTCGGACAATGCTGGAGGAGAGCAGAATGGCTACAAGTCCCGATACTCGTCAACGGATTATAATCTGGTGCATGAGCTGAAGCCAGAAGATGTGTCGAAAGAGGACCAAGAAAAGAGCGAGGCAAAGTGTTCTGAATCAAATTGTTCCGAATCTCTGTGTTCGGACAGTGATTTCGAAGATAAACACAGGAAAAGTTTAAAGAG TGACGCCTCAGAAGATAAACGTCCAGAGGAGTCGACTTGCAACGAAGCATCGATGTGCAATGACACAAAGTACCAGTCAGTCTACGTCATATCAGACGAGAAAGATGAATGTATCATTGCGACTGAG GTTTAA
- the dldh gene encoding delta-like protein D isoform X2 — protein MNPISFIESQGLGSGVFELKLQEFLNKKGVTGNTNCCKGASGIQQCECKTFFRICLKHYQVNVTPEPPCTYGGAVTPVLGSNSFQVPETTAEAFANPIPFSFGFTWPGTFSLIIEALHTDSDDDLSTDNPERLISRFTTQRHLTVGDEWSSDLQTGGRTELKYSYRFVCDEHYYGEGCSVFCRPRDDAFGHFTCGDRGEIICNSGWKGTYCTEPICLPGCGEEHGFCDKPGECKCRVGFSGRYCDDCIRYPGCLHGTCQQPWQCNCLEGWGGLFCNQDLNYCTHHKPCMNGATCTNTGQGSYTCSCKPGFSGASCGIEVNKCSDNPCRNGGSCTDQENTYKCTCPPGFYGNNCELSAMTCADGPCFNGGRCADNPEGGYYCQCPLGYAGFNCEKKIDHCTSNPCSNGAQCMDLVNSYMCQCPEGFSGANCEDNIDECANYPCQNGGTCSDGMNDYTCTCPPGYTGKNCSSPISKCEHNPCHNGATCHERKNRYVCACVPGYGGHNCQFLLPAHPQGQPGLGGADKRYSDDQDQGTFPWTAVCAGIILALLLLVACAVLVVYIRVKVQQRSQQGDNHSESETMNNLANNCQRPDKDLSVSVIGTTGVKNTNKKVDFHSDNAGGEQNGYKSRYSSTDYNLVHELKPEDVSKEDQEKSEAKCSESNCSESLCSDSDFEDKHRKSLKSDASEDKRPEESTCNEASMCNDTKYQSVYVISDEKDECIIATEV, from the exons GGTCTTGGTTCAGGCGTTTTCGAGTTGAAGTTACAAGAGTTTCTCAACAAGAAAGGAGTGACAGGCAATACAAACTGCTGCAAAGGAGCCTCTGGGATTCAGCAGTGTGAATGCAAAACGTTTTTTAGAATCTGCTTGAAGCATTATCAAGTTAACGTAACACCGGAACCCCCTTGTACCTATGGCGGTGCGGTGACTCCTGTCCTCGGATCAAACTCCTTCCAAGTGCCTGAAACAACTGCAGAAGCATTCGCCAATCCTATTCCATTTTCTTTTGGATTCACGTGGCCG GGGACATTCTCTCTGATCATTGAGGCCCTACACACAGATTCCGATGATGATCTTTCAACAG ATAACCCTGAACGTCTGATCAGTCGCTTCACCACTCAGAGGCATCTGACAGTGGGAGATGAGTggtcctctgatttacagactgGTGGAAGAACAGAGCTGAAGTACTCCTACCGATTTGTTTGTGATGAGCATTACTATGGGGAGGGCTGTTCTGTTTTCTGCCGTCCACGAGATGATGCCTTTGGTCACTTCACCTGTGGGGACCGTGGTGAGATCATCTGCAACTCAGGATGGAAGGGAACCTACTGCACAGAAC CGATCTGTCTTCCTGGTTGTGGTGAGGAGCACGGGTTCTGTGACAAGCCTGGTGAATGCAA GTGTAGAGTTGGCTTCAGTGGGCGTTACTGTGATGACTGCATCCGCTACCCAGGATGTCTTCATGGCACCTGCCAGCAGCCGTGGCAGTGTAACTGCCTGGAGGGATGGGGTGGCCTCTTCTGCAACCAAG ATCTCAACTACTGCACACACCACAAGCCCTGCATGAATGGAGCCACTTGTACCAATACTGGCCAGGGTAGCTACACCTGCTCCTGTAAACCCGGCTTCTCTGGGGCCAGCTGTGGGATTGAGGTCAACAAATGTTCCGACAACCCCTGCCGGAATGGGGGAAGCTGCACT GATCAAGAAAACACATACAAATGTACCTGCCCCCCTGGCTTCTATGGCAATAACTGTGAGCTCAGTGCCATGACCTGTGCTGATGGGCCTTGCTTTAACGGCGGACGCTGTGCTGACAACCCAGAGGGAGGATACTACTGCCAGTGTCCTCTCGGCTATGCCGGATTCAACTGTGAGAAGAAGATCGACCACTGCACCTCCAACCCATGCTCCAATG GTGCTCAGTGTATGGACCTTGTGAACTCCTACATGTGCCAGTGCCCTGAGGGCTTCTCCGGAGCCAACTGTGAGGACAACATTGACGAGTGTGCCAACTACCCCTGCCAGAATGGTGGCACATGCTCGGATGGCATGAACGATTACACCTGCACCTGTCCACCTGGATACACCGGCAAGAACTGCAGCTCGCCCATCAGCAAATGCGAGCACAATCCCTGCCACAACGGAGCCACCTGCCACGAGAGGAAGAACCGctacgtgtgcgcctgtgtgccAGGCTACGGCGGCCATAACTGCCAGTTCCTCCTGCCAGCGCACCCCCAGGGACAGCCCGGGTTAGGGGGAGCTGATAAGAGATACTCTGATGACCAGGACCAAGGCACATTCCCCTGGACCGCGGTGTGTGCTGGGATTATCCTggcgctgctgctgctggtggccTGTGCCGTGCTGGTAGTTTACATCCGGgtcaaggtgcagcagaggagtCAGCAGGGAGACAACCACAGTGAGAGTGAGACCATGAACAACCTGGCCAACAACTGTCAACGACCTGACAAGGACCTATCTGTCAGCGTGATCGGCACGACGGGGGtcaagaacaccaataagaaagtGGACTTTCACTCGGACAATGCTGGAGGAGAGCAGAATGGCTACAAGTCCCGATACTCGTCAACGGATTATAATCTGGTGCATGAGCTGAAGCCAGAAGATGTGTCGAAAGAGGACCAAGAAAAGAGCGAGGCAAAGTGTTCTGAATCAAATTGTTCCGAATCTCTGTGTTCGGACAGTGATTTCGAAGATAAACACAGGAAAAGTTTAAAGAG TGACGCCTCAGAAGATAAACGTCCAGAGGAGTCGACTTGCAACGAAGCATCGATGTGCAATGACACAAAGTACCAGTCAGTCTACGTCATATCAGACGAGAAAGATGAATGTATCATTGCGACTGAG GTTTAA